From a single Raphanus sativus cultivar WK10039 chromosome 3, ASM80110v3, whole genome shotgun sequence genomic region:
- the LOC108845488 gene encoding organelle RRM domain-containing protein 2, mitochondrial-like, which produces MYGFRAATSDYNFCVELEACSFLSFLRCIFVASVFFLGLSKRTTSEGLRTAFAQFGDVADAKVVTDRISGYSKGFGFVRYATLEDSAKGIAGMDDKIYRAMCATQDGLQ; this is translated from the exons atgtacGGTTTCCGAGCAG caacatCTGATTACAATTTTTGTGTGGAACTAGAGGCATGTTCTTTTCTCAGTTTCCTGAG GTGTATTTTTGTggcatctgttttttttttagggcTTAGTAAGCGCACCACTTCTGAAGGTCTTAGGACAGCTTTTGCTCAGTTTGGAGATGTTGCTGATG CCAAGGTTGTCACAGACAGAATCTCAGGATATTCAAAAGGGTTCGGATTTGTCCGATATGCCACCTTAGAAGATTCTGCTAAAGGCATTGCTGGAATGGATGACAAg ATTTACAGAGCCATGTGTGCTACCCAGGACGGCCTACAATAA